ATAATCAAATGTTGACTGAGTTATCATAGCATTAATTTTATCCTGCTCGCTACCTTCCATGCGAGACAAATCGGCCAATCCCTTATTAACTGAGACATCTTTCTGAAGTGCTGACTGACTATTATTTGACCCTTCCCACTGTTTCTTTGGCTGCTGAGAAAGAGGTACTCTGGCCACGAGAAGTGATGTGTTCTTTGGAATTAAAGTATTGTCATCCACATAAACTGCAATATAATTACAACTTATAAGCATATAAACAGCACAATTTTGCAATAGTCTAAGAATTATGAAAGTAGTTATAATGTAacattgtatgtaaaataaattgcttgacctatatttacataattcgtATTAGAAAATACTATAACTTTTGTggttaagattaaaaatatattcatttagacAAATTTCCAGGTGTCAAGCCTTcgtttatggaatatttttcatTACCAACCTTCTTTTGTCTGCGCATTAGTTATCTGAAGATCAAAGTCAGAAGTTTTTCCTATGCGCTTTTGCTGTGAAATTGCAGCTTTTAAATCTCCTACTGAAATATGCAGTCCATCAAAAGTAACGGTGTCATAATCCAGTGCACTTTTGAATTTGTAGTGCACAGACATTTCCGTAAACAGcagtacattaatattttatgtaacatgaCAATATATATTCACGTGTTTAAATTGAACTGTTTTAACGAGCTATAAGCTTTATGAAGAGTCCAAAGAAATGCaaatttttttccttattaatCACTCATATAAGATACAATACAACACTAAGAcctattataataactatttggtTTTGTACATTTATTCTCGGATACttaattacagaaaataatcaatatttcgCTTAGCCTTTCAAATGCTTGCACCGCCATTTAAAAACTTATGTACAAGCTATTGCAAGTAGGTATTGCATGTTATCATCTTAAATATAGATACAAAATGCCgactataaactaaaatattgaaggttttataaagataatgtaCACTATCAATTTTCATGTGTTCATTTTATCTGCAAAAAGTATTGAAACTTATGATTAGCACAAAAcacttaattcataaataaaaccaaaatgtcaaaaatatattttaatatttcaaaaggaatgtacaattattttaattattcggttgaaattatgttatgtatattatacattaattataatttcaagtaAAAGTTATGTAAGTTATTAGTGTATGTTATGCTTAGATTAATGGATAACGTTTTATTCAAGtgtttttaactataattattttatatttagcattaaaatgtatatttttacattttcttaaattgaaaactggcaatataaaataacaggaAGTGTGTAATCATAaatgatacatttattaaataaaatctcattaAGACATAATTATCTcctaaattttcaattatattacaacaaattttttttaaagaataattcaataaaaaaagtaatatatttgagATTATAGAAAGTTATAATGAAATAGTTACTTATGACTACATATTTGGCAAATTGCCATGAACTTCCGGTGTAAGATAAAGACACACGCGGATCTATCGAGAAAAGAACgcgaataattataaaaatatctagaaagaaaagacttatttattaattttacattgcCTCCTTTTTAAAAATGTCCAATAACGGTGCTTCGGACTCTTGGGAAAGTCAAGCTGATGTTAATGGTGAACAAGGTGCAAAAGATGATGTGTCTACAAAATTTTCCACGTTGAATGTAAATGCCGTGGAATTCGTGCCTTCTTTTTGTAAGCCTTCCCAAGATAATGACAATAGCGATACACCTAATTCGCCACAAAAATCTGAAAGTAGATCTACAAATTCCACTGAAAGTCCTGTCTTAAACGGTAAGTCACGTCTTGTCAATGTAACTTACTTTACTtactattatatctattattctCTTGAATATAACTTAGAAcactctttaatttaaatttcaatacatatcaaacttaaaaaaacctttataatcTGCTTAGCGGTATCTAAGCGTATTTGcggtcttattttttttttctgaatccAGTTCTAACGGGTTACGTCGGGACACGCGGCATGACTTTACTAATTCTGGGTTAACTTTCTCTTTAAATAGTTACTATCACTGTGAAAAAGTATTGGATCGATTGTTATTTTGGATTTTGATGTGTAATGGATCTTTCTTTCACTATTAAAGGTATTTTTCCGACAATATGTATACGTTTCACTTAAATGTTAATACATACGTTTTGTGTTTAGTTTTAGTGTtaaattttttcatttcaattcttaaaacaatatccactacataataatactaaatgcTGTGTATTTTGTAGCATTTTACTCCttggtttttaataaattttgacgCCAATGCGTTAAAGGATGTGGTGATGGAGCCGAAAGTGGTGACGGTAGAGCGGCATCCGCATCACCCCGTGTTGAAGAACCACCTCCCGTACCGCCAGCCGTCGCTCCTGCAGATGCTTCTACCGACGATCCTGCAGATGATCAAGCCGGTACTCAAGCCCTTGCTGCTGCCGACATCGCGCCTCTGCCCGTCCCACCTGACGTATCTCCTACGGCTGACAGCTGGGAAGCTGAAGCTGATGATCCACTACTCACACCTGAAGATAATAATGACGAAGAAGAATCAGAGCAACAGGTCAGGGGCTAATTTTATTAGTGTATATACTAGGTATGTAAGTGATCAaaccatctgatggtaattGCTCCCAGCTAATGATTGCTTTTAAAAAGCCTTAACCATATTGTAATGTATGTAGGCACCAAAATCATATTTAGATGTTTTCGAAGAACAAAATTTcactattttaaatgaatagaattattaaataaagttttaatatagaattataaaattattaatcaatattatttaattataaatctatcaGAATTAATAGATTTGTGTACGATACTTTTGTTCCCTTTACTTCAGTAATATAAGCCTATTTTattcatctttattatttatttgggtGAAACaaacatgtatatttaaattataattaggagGATGAAGAAACTGCAAAGAAAATTCCAAAAAAGAAGCCCATTCGAGTTGAGGATACGCGTAGCAAGAAAGAACATGTCAATGTAGTATTTATTGGACATGTAGgtcagtatatatttttcataatattctaaacaaattgttaaaattgcttttctaaaacataataaatatacttacaatttaAAGATGCTGGAAAATCAACTATTGGTGGTCAAATAATGTCATTAACGGGCATGGTGGATAAAAGAACATTGGACAAATATGAAAGAGAAGCAAGAGAGAAATCAAGAGAGTCATGGTATTTATCCTGGGCTCTTGATACTAATCAAGAaggtattctattttattataattagcctACTGCAACAAATTGTCATTGCATTCCATAacagtttattaatttcaatggtAATAATTGCCATTATTaccaaaacatataataattataattattaataatttctaaatattataactaacacTGATCCTTTATGTATTTAACTCATTAATCAACCCAGCTAGTATGCACAACATAGTTTGATTGAGAAAAAAGAAAGGTAAAATTACTTTCTGGAAAAAGAATATAACTCCatccaattatttttacataatattttgctaCTTTATCTATACTAAGACAACATTGTATCTCTCAGTTTTACAAATTTTAGAGCAACTTTCAGCAATTATGCTAAAACAGGATTTTCGCATATACCAGGCAAAAACTAGCCAGCTAGCTTGACAATctgatttttaaaagatttattaattacctaAAATTTTCTGTAACatacagaatattatttaaaataagtattcctACATATGGCagactataaaaatacaataaaataaaagagtaaacaaaattcaatgcCAGTAAAACAGTCAAGTCACCAGAGATAttcataaagtttaaataataaacataataattatattattttagcttaatctattaataaatttggatTTAAATGTCATGTTAATTGGTAATGAGTCtcataaatgtatttcataGGCAGGATTTGTACAAAAAGTAGAAGAATACAAAGAGtggaagttttaaaaatttgattttcaAAGAAAGGCTTTAATGAATGCTACTATTTTGGATACTGGGGAGATTTGTGTTTTGTAGGAGTTtaaactgttaataataatgagtaGGCATATTAACACAGAATTAACTTTTAAACATGTATTATAATTCAGGAGATTGTCAGCACATAAGTGGTATATTAAATGTATCTGAAAACAAACAGACTAGAGCACCACCTCATGGTGGTACTTCTTTTCTTACTGTCGACTAATCAAAGTGAGAATCCTCAACTATGAACTTTTtttaggaaataaattaatatttgccaatatattttgttaccctttacaaatacatatataaacacaaataaatactgGTAATAAGTACCTTATTTATGCATatgttaagaattattttaatgcaatattttattttttgtagaacGAGACAAAGGAAAGACTGTAGAAGTTGGTAGAGCATATTTTGAGACTGAAAAAAAGCATTTTACAATTCTCGATGCGCCTGGACACAAGAGTTTTGTGCCCAATATGATTGGAGGTGCGGCGCAGGCTGATCTTGCTGTGCTGGTATGATCTTTCaatatgttattgttaatttgacttttatatattaatttaatttgccaAAATATCAATTTCTCATTAAGTTTACTTTACAACAACTCGTGAATTggcttaattaaaaatttaaacattatttgatGTTATCATCCATGCAACAGATGGGTTCAAATTAAGTGGTGTTATCAtggcaaaaaaaatatcaaccacCTATATGCTGTGcctttttgttttacatttattggTCAAGCAAATACATATTCAATTTgtactttgaatttttttagcAATAACGTCATTATTACCTGCTCTTATTTTAGtttcaacaattataattaataaaacaataagaagGATTACAAGTAtcaaatttttataaagtactaTCAATCATCTAATGTTTGCAAATGTATTATCAATCATAAATGTCATCTTCGAAAGTCCTTATTAAAAACAGACAAGGCCACCACAtgtttacaacattttattgtaaatacataacattaacaattattaaaagaacttttcaaaaaataatttcgaatcaatggtaattattttattcatatttttcaggTAATATCTGCGAGAAAAGGTGAATTTGAAACTGGATTCGATCGAGGGGGACAAACACGAGAGCATGCTATGTTGGCTAAGACTGCCGGTGTTAAACATTTAGTTGCCCTTGTTAATAAAATGGATGATCCAACTGTTAACTGGGATGAAAAAAGGTTACTTTATTGAACCACTTTTACcaaaatatacacatatcaGAATTtgccaatattatttatttatattattaatttgctaAGTTAATGTCTTCCAAGGGATCTTTGTCAAATAAGCTTTGTTTGtagtaatataaattctttgttataaaattgttttgtaaaacatCCTTAAAACTACAACATTCTCATTAGAAGAAGTAGACTATAGAGATTGTTTGCTGTAGGTTTTCTCACACTTCAGAATTAACTCAGCAACTCATTAGCATGTCTatatatcatgtttttttttctaatacatatagcataccaatattaatataaatgagttaTACCTGCAAGTATAATTGTGCAGACCATCGCCGTTTAGTTTTCACAATTTTGCCAATAACCTTgagtttataaaaatttatattttgtggtGTTAAAAGTATGCTAATTTTTGACACATGACAAAACCTTTGAGtggaagttttattaattttaaattcaagtcAACAGTTAATCCAATTCTTTAtagaattaacatttatttgaaaaatgggTAATACctacaacttttaaattttttcagaTACAATGAATGTCGAGACAAAATCCTGCCATATCTTAAAAAACTTGGTTTCAATCCAGCTAAGGATTTGTCATTCCTACCCGTGTCTGGCCAAACAGGTCAAGGATTGTTGGAGAAAGTGAgctctaaaaattgctattcataaatttattattttaagtaataaaattgtttttgctataatttattaatggtttATGATGTatgttaatcataatattattaaaggtatCAGAAGAAATCTGTACATGGTACCAGGGACCATCATTTATTCAACTTATTGATGATTTACCATCTCTTAATCGCAAGATGGATGGGCCATTTATTATGCCTGTTGTTGACAAATACAAGGATATGGGTACAGTGCTCATGGGCAAAGTTGAAGCTGGAACCACTCGCAAAGGCAGTACCTTGTTCCTTATGCCTAATAGGGTATGTTTTTATAGTAACAATATTACAGTTTACAATcaaagattaaatttatatggggacttattattacaaaatatcacTTTGTTTAACCTTAGGTTCAAGTAACAGTTGATCAGTTATGGTCGGATGATATTGAAGTAACTTCTATTGGTCCTGGTGAAAATGTAAAAGTGAAACTCAAAGGCATTGAAGAAGAAGATGTTTCCCCTGGCTTTGTTCTTTGTGATATCACAGAACCTATCACTACTGGGAAAGtaagttcattaatttatatattttgttttgtgttcttttaaatcaaatacttaaatgtaaaaaataaggcACAATGCTCATAATTATgagttaagtaataattatcttttatatagaTTACTTAATAAATCCCTACAAATgggttatttttatcaaatttaattttaacttcgGAAATAACATAACTTAAGCAAAATATACCCATAGTCTATTCCAAATCTATAAACTTTAGATTTAGGTATTCAAAGCATTTTGCTAATAGTGCAGCTATTTTGTACAGTACTgaaagttcttgattaatatatccttatttttaatacaacactattagacttaattacttatatccactttattaCTTGCAAAGTTCCAAAAACATCTTCGTCTATATTTAAAGCGCAATATTATCGCTTATCCCTAGTGAATGTCATAGATTGTTTAAGCTCTCAACCACTGATATTGATTCAATGTCAAAGGTTGTTTATTTGCCTATTGTCCTCTTGTGGATGGAATAAGCTAtagatttgtaatttttaaagaactttcaaaattattaaaatgccaGTTTTggaatactaaattatattttactaatgaaaagtttttataaaagttgaataatttaatcatactTAATTCAATTTCATCTGTTTACTGAACAACTTTTTAGaactaaattgtattaatttactgTACAATTGTAGTTTGAAGGGGCCAGTGTATTTACAAGAAGCACAACatcttattgtatattataatctaaaacAAGAGTaaagtaacttaaatattatattaacaatattacattCGAATGTAGTAAAACGTGACCTTTCATTAAGTTTAAGgacttattcataaaaaaaatgttgtatatattttaataatcgtggtgtattatgtaacattttattaactgatattgttttattattaaaggttTTTGATGCCCAAGTAGTCATTTTGGAGCACAAATCTATAATTTGTGCAGGATACTCTGCTGTTATGCACATACATTGTGCAGCTGAAGAAGTAACTGTTAAggtatttattagtatattattagtCTCGATGCATATTCGCTAAAATATTCAGTTATAAAAAGTGGCATCGGAGACGCGCGATGTGAAACATTGAAGTAGAtagttatttatagaaaaaaatacgatttctttagtttaataaaaaataaggcataaaataaatactcaattttaatttttgtttttttttattgagtatttattttactcctaATAACACTTATGGAGTGTTACTATTGTATTACTATATAGAAGCaacgaattatttaatatattataatcatatctCCTAATACATTTTACGATGATGACATATTATTTCCTTGCAGGCACTTATCTGCTTGGTAGACAAGAAGACTGGAGAAAAATCTAAAACACGGCCGCGATTCGTGAAGCAGGACCAAGTGGCTATCATGAGGATAGATTGCGCGGGAATCATTTGCTTAGAACCATTTAAGAAATTTGCTCAAATGGGCAGATTCACATTAAGAGATGAAAGTAAGTTGCTCATTTTATAACTTTGAGTAATGAATCTAAatgtaaaatcatatttatattcataaaacaaagCGTTTCTTTCTTTGTTGTCATTCTTTTGCCTTTTTACTATTTGTTTGGTatcaaaaataagaaattggCAGATTTTTGAACATAGCCAGACACAAACTCTGTAGAATGCGTTTCCCGATGAGTTGGTTCTCGGCTTGCAGGCCGCGAAGTGCTGGTAGTATTGATCAATCCTTAACAAAAAAGCACTTGGCCCACGGGTTAAGATAGAATGAACCAAAACCATATGATACATTTTGCCACAATTCtcgtgatttaaaattaatggttGTGTTTTGTTTCAGATAAAACTATCGCAATCGGTAAAGTCCTAAAAGTGATTGAGTAAATACGGCACTACGATTCGTAATTTAGTTAGGATAGGCCTTTCTAAAACCTGTATCATCAGAGAATGcatgtattatgtaattctGACTTGTGGGATCTATGTGAGAGCTAGAATGTATTGCTTTATCATCGGTGTTTTGAATTATAGAAAAGCTAGTCCTTGCGGAACATTATTTACTGTTTCACAGCCACTGCCATTGagcaaaaaaaaaccatttgtaTGGCATAACAATCGCAATAATGATGTTAAAtgctctttattttaatttgaaatgttaatGAAACACATGGGAACTTTCGCTAGCAACGTTGAATAGATTTCACTTAACATTTTGTGAGTCTAGGACCTAGGTAGTGCCTAAACAATTTTTTAGTTCAGAGCTCAAAAttgttcttatataattatatacacaataaatattgtGATTGGTTACAGTTAATTTTGTGTAAACTTTGTAATTAGTTATGTTTCAATTAACGgagaaacaatatttaatattatttatgtttaattttatgtctatttttaatttaaattctttaaaatatgtatattttaatacgactgatgattattttaaaacaaggcCCTACAACAAATTGAGCGTTGCTATCGCTAAGACAAAATTtagtacaatttttaattaatttggtttatatttattgtctaaACTAGTGATGGACGACGTcgtataattcaattatttttttatattgtggcGAACGGTTTCACAACGTCCGTGTTTATTTTGGATAACACATAactgaaaattaattatctttctgATAAAAGTGCagtcaataatttatatgattaaatttttttaattaagttcatttttaaatatggaataatatgatatacaaaTAGTGAAACATTTAGTTGTCGTTAATATAAATCGACTACTAAATGATAGTCACATTGATTGGCAATCGTGCATCActagtatttatgtattctaTGTGCTCATATTTAATGTCCCAACCACATTCAAAAAGTTATTCTCATTCTGAaatgttatttatcaataatttaaatttgctttGATAGTAAATCCGAGccataattttcatttcaaatatggGTTTAACACCATCATAGTAAATAATATCTTGtcgattttaattcaaaaacgatacataaaatatttataacatcacaACACGACTTAGGATAATTAACTgcattaacatatatatgttgtaCTTCTGTTTGATGAGCACAAGCTAGACCTAAAGACCTTTTTCTATACTAACAGtcatccattttaatttaaaaatgtaaagattAGTGAAAAATttgatatatgaaataaaataagcaccaagaagtattttaaataccaGATTGTTCATATGGTGGATGAAGCTCTCATGTAATCGTCGGGGTGATCATGGCATAGTGTATTTACTTTGAATAAATCaagtattatgaaataatatattttctcgtTCTAACAATCTTGCTACATGAGCTGCGCTCAACTAAAACATTCTGCAATGATCATCCTGACTATCATCTCTGATACTTATATTTTcacatattatgaattattagtAATGAATATGTTACTGATACCTATTGTAAAGctagattatgtttattttaaataatttgctatactttataaatattaatatagctgTTTTATTTCAGCATTTAACTGATGAAACACAGATCAAAacacgtaatattatatattaatgacgctaattatattacttgcaatatttttataaatttatagtgatagattaaattttattgctctGATCAATGACCAATATACGGGCCAAGGTCTAAAGAGGTGTTTCTATTGCGAAAAAacttctttttatttcttttgtttagtTCTAACCACCACTTTATTTTGAATCACGATTAGCACTCAAAAATGCGATATTATGCCAGACATCGAGCACTGGCTGTATAAACCTagttatattgtaatgtttatttcaagttttttgTGAGAACATGAGGTACTTAGTAAAGCGTTATAGTTCatatgttgaaaataaataatcgacTCATCCAGCGTAACGTTGTGTATAAGATGGAGTATAAAATTATctgcttattaatataatcagtttttttttacaattgaggCGAAAGTATatgttactattaatattttgtgtatatcaGTGGACAGACCGTGAGACGAACGTAGTCCTCCATTCATGTTCACCTCCCACGCTATAGATTTTTTGTCGACGATGCTTTTAGTGAGGGTGAGTAGGACGCGAGGTCGGTTCGCGTGTCGTAGTGCCTTTGTTCCCGCGAGGGGGCCGCGTCCGTCTTACGTGCCTCTTAAGCCGAACGACAGCTTATCGGTTGTCtgcaagtatattattttgtttaaaataaaataaaattttattataactttcgGTTTTTTGGTTCTTACACACAAGAAgacactattttattttaactgtacAAAAGAAACGAAGTTTAATCACTATATGAGAGCATAGACTACATACTTAAAAACATGACATCAAAATTTTTTACttatgcaatattaaaaaacatgcatgaattctcttttttttaacttcatttCAACTATATGGGTTTGCTATTGGCGGTGTATTTATTGACAAGATTGAGAAATCGtgtcactaaatatatttattactgcaACTGTCTCAACAAAATTCAACAAATTTTTGGTTTGGTTATAAACTGTAATTAAATCtcaggtaaaatattttgtactctAACGTACGCTACATAGAACGGCCTGAACTGAGCATCTCTTCGAAAATGATTGCATCAATGATGAAAATCGACCGCAGATTTGACATGGATACCTGCGTTGATGGCGGCACTCTTCCAGTCTCTTAACTGGGATCAAACtctattatttgattttgtcaTTGGGTCAAAAACTTCGTTCTCCAGTCAGTTATATTGAGagataatttaacttatatgtgtggataagatttataaaatagcaataataaaagtatttgtatattGAAGTTAGATTCCTAACGGTTCTTAACATGAAGTACAggtctattatatattattaaaactatttgactcgcacatttttattaaattattgcctactaaaatattacactaaaaaaatgaaatcattgTTGGGTCATTTAtggcaaataattaaatatatttacataggaAAAACGTCGTACTGATGCGTATGTAACGACGAGActtgatatattatttgtaacgtCTTATTCCACTAGTTCATTTTACACGgcaaagtaaaatattgttagttAACTACATTATATCTGGTGAGTGGTTGTTGGTTAGGTAAGTAGCCAGAGTAGTCTATACAGATATTTACAGGTATATGATAGTATCAGTCTTGTATTAGGTAAAATGCTGTAGGTGAACTttgttaatatacatttatgtatctCATGATTTCATACAGCAATACTTCCCTTGGCGTACCTTATCGCGTAATAGCAATCATTGTCCGAAAATTGGTAatcattcaatatttaatttattgtgtttttcaGTTCCGTATATGGAATGTCGTGTTTATAAAAAGCGCGACAGAGACTATACCACAATGATATCACCACATCAGTCTTAATCCAGGGTGCAGGGGTGTAGGTGCAATAAAATCTAGCACCACACACGTACGGGGTCGTCTCGCTGATGACGCACAAGTCTTGAATCATCAATGAGACGCCTCAGAAGGTCTCTTAAAAATCTTTATCGGGTCGGAACATAATGGCTTGCATTGGTTGGTATGTTTAAGATGGTGCTGGTTACCAGTGACACTAAACCAATTGATGTCCCACTTTAACTGTACTAGCGAATTTTTCACGATGTTGGGCTTCCAATAAAAACAAAGCATAATTTAAGAAACAACTAAATGGTCCTAATTCCGATCTTTATTCGCcgataattatgtttaatatttaatccatTTAAATCATCATAAAAATAGAACTAATAGAGAGAAAATTTGTCATGCGCTGAATATATGTGAAATATGGGTGGATAGGTAGTTCAGACGTTTTCCATGTAGGGTATGGTGAGagcaattattttaagaaacttCGCATGAGGAACAAACAGACATTTTGACAACCAAGTACATTATTTAATGTGGAGTAGattcaataagtttttatttaacttattaggGACACGATAGAGTAAGTGCTCTGGCCAGTAATGGGTGCTCACGTAAAAATGTATGGGCGCCTTATAGGAAGTCGACGAGTGGTTTTTTTTCGCGAGTTTTGAATAACGACAAAAATTACATCTGAAATTTAAGATACAAAAGGCACCACGGTTCTGTATTTTGAGTAGTATGTGAAAAATGCTTGCTTGTTTCTTTACCCATTTTCATCAGATTTTGCACTGGTTTTATCGTGATCGAACGTTCAAGCAAAGGCGGTTACATAATAAggttgaaataaaatgattttagtaagaaaaatgttttgtatttattgcatTAGCATAGTTAATACATAGATTGTATATGAGTCAACTGCTTTCTTCCTTTCGTTGAACTCATCATTGGTCACCAATATTTACAATAGCACAGTCTTGCATTCACATCCATtacgaaaatataacaaaattaacagcAATAGTCAGACTTTTGTATTTCATGATTTTTATCGGCAATGCCATTAATTAATTGATAgctaatatgtaataaatgataaaatgttattacacaataataaaa
This genomic stretch from Vanessa tameamea isolate UH-Manoa-2023 chromosome 9, ilVanTame1 primary haplotype, whole genome shotgun sequence harbors:
- the LOC113395034 gene encoding eukaryotic peptide chain release factor GTP-binding subunit ERF3A; this translates as MSNNGASDSWESQADVNGEQGAKDDVSTKFSTLNVNAVEFVPSFCKPSQDNDNSDTPNSPQKSESRSTNSTESPVLNGCGDGAESGDGRAASASPRVEEPPPVPPAVAPADASTDDPADDQAGTQALAAADIAPLPVPPDVSPTADSWEAEADDPLLTPEDNNDEEESEQQEDEETAKKIPKKKPIRVEDTRSKKEHVNVVFIGHVDAGKSTIGGQIMSLTGMVDKRTLDKYEREAREKSRESWYLSWALDTNQEERDKGKTVEVGRAYFETEKKHFTILDAPGHKSFVPNMIGGAAQADLAVLVISARKGEFETGFDRGGQTREHAMLAKTAGVKHLVALVNKMDDPTVNWDEKRYNECRDKILPYLKKLGFNPAKDLSFLPVSGQTGQGLLEKVSEEICTWYQGPSFIQLIDDLPSLNRKMDGPFIMPVVDKYKDMGTVLMGKVEAGTTRKGSTLFLMPNRVQVTVDQLWSDDIEVTSIGPGENVKVKLKGIEEEDVSPGFVLCDITEPITTGKVFDAQVVILEHKSIICAGYSAVMHIHCAAEEVTVKALICLVDKKTGEKSKTRPRFVKQDQVAIMRIDCAGIICLEPFKKFAQMGRFTLRDENKTIAIGKVLKVIE